CTGCAACACCGGCAAGATAAGCTGATTCTTGGTCAGCAAATGTTGCTGAAACAACGTTTTCTTGATTTTCAATCACAGAGTCAATAATTGCAAATTTAGTGTCTGGATTATTTTTAGCAGCTTGTGAAGTTGCTTCTTGGAGGCCGAATCCAATACCGAAAACTAAGTCATATCCACCAGATACAGCTGAGTTGAAGTTCGCTGTGTAGTCAGAAGCTGAGTTAGATTGGAAATAGTTGATACCTTTACCTCTTGAAAGGTTGTTTTCTTTACCCCATGCTTGCAAACCTTCCCAAGCTGATTGGTTGAATGAACGGTCATCAACACCACCAGTATCGGTAATCATCGCTACATTGAGATCTGTTTTGGCTTCACCACCTGAAGCTGCGTCACGTCCACGGCATCCTGCCAGAACTGCTACTGATGCAAGTGCAAGAGCACCAACTGCGAAAATACGTTTATTCATGGAAACGTTTTCCTCCAAATTTAAAAATTTTTAAAACTCTCGCAAGTAAGAGTTTTTATGTATAAGTTTATTTTAAGATATTTTGCATATTAATTCAAGCCAAAAACAAAGATGTGGCATTTATCCACATCTTTGTTCGGAAATAGCTTTTTTTCTGTCAATTTTAGAATTTTATTCCAGTTCTTTAAAGGAATAAGGCAACAATTGCCCCACTGATGTCTCTTTAACTTCCCCCATTTTTGAAAGAAGATAAACCGGCATATCAGCCTCACAAAATTCAGAGACGACTTGACGGCATGCCCCACAAGGACTGATTGGAGCAGCCGTTTCTCCATAAATATACAGACTTGAAAATTCCAAATGATCTTCGGACACAGCCTTAAAAATAGCTGTTCTCTCCGCGCAATTGCTCAAGCCAAAGCTCGCATTCTCAATATTACATCCTTGATAAACTTTACCATCCGTAGTGACTAGCGCTGCACCCACAGGAAAATTGGAATAAGGGACATAAGCATGACTGCTTGCTTCGCGTGCTGCTTCAATGAGTTCTTTAGTAGCTGGCATTGGCAGTTTCACCTTCCATGATTGCGACACCTGAAGAACAGCCCAAGCGGTTTGCACCAGCTTCAATCATGGCTTTGGCATCTTCAAGATTACGGATACCGCCTGAAGCTTTGACACCCATATCTGGTCCAACGGTTTCACGCATCAATTTTACATCTTCAACTTTGGCACCAGCTGTTGAAAAGCCTGTTGATGTCTTAACAAAATCAGCGCCCGCACGTTGTGCAGCTTGACAAGCTTTGACTTTTTCTTCATCTGTCAAAAGACTTGTTTCGATAATAACTTTAAGGATACGACCATCCTTAACGGCATTAACTGCTGCAATATCACTTTCCACTAAGTCCCATTTTCCGTCTTTAGCTGCACCAATATTAATCACCATATCTACTTCGTCTGCACCTTTTTTGATAGCATCTGTGGCTTCAAAGGCTTTGACTTCTGAAGTATTTGCTCCGAGAGGGAAACCGATAACTGTACATACTTTTGAAACTTCATCTTTAAGTTGTTCAGCAGCAAAAGCTACCCAAGTTGGATTGATACACACACTAGCAAATTCGTATTTTTTTGCTTCATCAATGATAGCTTGAACTTTTTCTTGTGTGGCATCTGCTTTGAGGATTGTGTGGTCAATGTATTGATTGATTTTCATTTTTAGGTCTTCTCCTAGTTATTATTTATTATGCGAACTTTTAAGTACGCTTTAGTTGTGAACGTTAAAATCTATTTGGGCTTGCGACTTTTAAGGTAAAGCATACCAATAATCGTATAAACCGAGATAAAGATAAGGATAAAAAGTGTAACTTTAAGCAGCGTATTCTGGGCCCAAAGATTCATTCCAATTGCGCCAAGTATAGCGGCTGTTACACTTTGGAGTGCTTTTATTCCGTTAGGAATAGGGGGAAGTTCATTTTTCATCAGCGAATAATTTCCAAAATTTCAGGTGCATGAACTTGCTGGTCAGAAATTTCGATATTGTTCTTAAACTCCGCAATCAAATCGGAAGAAATGGCACGATTGCTATAAAGTGTAGCAATAAGATCACCTTTTTGGACGGGGTCACCCACTTTTTTCGCGAGGTTAATACCTGCTTCAAAATCGATTGTATCTGTCTTGGTCGCTCTTCCAGCTCCTAGCTTCATCGCAACAATACCGACACCCATTGCTTTTTCTTGTGAGATATAACCTTCACGGTCAGCATAGATCTCAACAGTATGTGCCACATTTAATTCTGCAGTCAAATGCTTAAAAGCTGTTGCATCTCCGTGTTGTGCTTCACACATAGCAAGGAATTTAGCATAAGCTTTACCATTATCAAGGTTTTCGATGATTTCTGGAACAGTTTTTTCTACACCTGCTAACGCAAGCATAATTTGAGCCAGTTCCGCGATAAAGTGACGGAATGCCGACGTACCTTTTCCATTTAGCGTATTCACGGCTTCCGTAATTTCATTACGATTACCAATAGCATGTCCTAACGGCTGGTTCATATTGGTCAAAACTGCTACTGTTTCACGTCCAACAGCCTTCCCTAAGTCTACCATCGTGCGGGCTAAGAGGCGCGCATCTTCGATATTTTTCATAAAAGCACCATCGCCGACAGTTACATCAAGCAAAATAGCATTTGAGCCAGAAGCAATTTTCTTAGACATGATAGAACTTGCAATCAATGGAATAATATCAACTGTGGCTGTCACATCCCGAAGTGCATAGAGAAGTTTGTCTGCTTTTACCAACTCATCAGACTGACCAATCACAGCGATTCCTGAATTCTTTACTTGGGCAATAAAGTCTTCTTCTGTTTTTTCAATTTCAAAGCCGGGAATAGACTCTAACTTGTCTAAGGTTCCACCGGTATGTCCCAAACCACGGCCGGACATTTTAGCGACAGGGACATCAAAGCTGGCTACTAAAGGTGCTAAAATAATCGTTACTTTATCACCTACACCCCCTGTAGAATGTTTGTCTACCTTCACACCAGGAATGGCTGACAAATCAAATTCTTTACCTGAGGCAACCATGGCCATGGTCAAGTTGGCTGTTTCTTCTGTCGTCATACCTTTAAAATAAATCGCCATAGCTAGTGCTGCCATTTGGTAATCCGGAACTTCGCCCGTTGCATAACCAGAGATAAGCCAATCGATTTCAGCCTTCTCAAAGTGGCCGCCATCACGTTTTTTTTGAATCAGGTCTACCATTCTGTAGGTCATAGTTTCTCCTTATAACTTCTTAAAATGTAATATCCTTTATCTTTAGCGACAATCTCGCAATTGCCAAAGACATCCTTCATTTTCTTTTGTGCACTCGGTGCTCCCTGTTTTTTCTGAATAACGATCGTTAAATGCCCGTCATCATTTAAATGCTCATAGGCGTCGGATAAAATAGTGTGCACCACTTCTTTCCCCGCACGAATAGGGGGATTAGAAATAATAGCATCAAACTTTCCTTCAACATTATCATATATGTTTGATAAAAAAATATCATTGACTTCTATATTATTTTTATCTGCATTTTTCTTAGCTAAATCAAGGGCACGACTATTTACATCGACAAGTGTGGCTTTCAAACCATATTTTTTTGCTAAAGTTAAAGCCAGTGTACCATAGCCACAACCGACATCAAGCAAAGTTTTTGCTCCTTCTGGTTGAAAATTATCGAGTAAAACACATGAACCATAATCAATAGCGTTTTTAGAAAATACACCTGCATCGGTCAGGAAGTGGAGGGAGAGCCCCAAAAGTTCAACCGATAGTTCCTGCACATCATGTGCTAAATCTCGGTTGTCTTCATAATACATATTTGTTTTTACCATTACAGTTTATTTTATCACAAAATATTTCATTTTTTCTGGGAAAACCTTTACAAATAGAAAGGAACCATTAGAAAACCCTTACATTCTAATCTTGTTTTTTTCCAGAGTGTTAGAGCTTCCTCCTTTAGATACTGCTTACGTTTGGAGTACATTTCTATAATTTTATAAAGTTAATCTTGACCTTAGAACAAGTCTCTAAACACAGCCTACAAGCAAAATGTGCTAAAATATCCTTATGAATAAATTCATCAATTATGATGAAATTTCGCGAGAAACTTGGCAAAATCTCTACCTTTCTTCAATCGTGCCTTTGACAAATAAGGAGCTCGATGCCATTCGTTCACTCAATGATGAAATTTCACTCCAAGACGTTATCGATGTATACTTGCCTTTAATTTATCTGGTCCGCCTCTATAAGAAAAATATTGAGGATTTAAGCTTTTCAAAAGGTTTATTTTTACAAAAAATTGTTAAAACACCACCATTAATTATTGGAATCTCTGGTTCTGTTGCAGTTGGAAAATCAACCGCGGCGCGCCTTGTTCAACTTCTTTTGTCCCGTGAATTTAAAAAATTAAGTGTGGAGCTCGTGACAACCGATGGCTTTCTTTATCCTACAGCCGTCTTAGAAGAGCGCAACATGTTAGAACGCAAAGGATTCCCGGAAAGCTATGACATGGAGCACCTCTTGAACTTTCTTTACCGCGTAAAGAACGGTGAAACATGTGAGATTCCGATTTATTCCCACGAAAATTACGATATCCTCAAAGATCAAACCCAAACGATTGATCAACCTGACATCTTAATTGTTGAAGGGATAAATGTTCTCCAAAATCCACAGAGCGAGCATCTCTATGTCAGTGATTTTTATGATTTTTCTATCTATGTGGATGCAGATGAAGCGGTGATTGAAAGATGGTATCTGGAGCGTTTTGACAGTCTGCTCAAGCTTGCCGAAAATGACCCCCATAATTATTATCACCAATTTACAAAAATGCCTTACGATGAAGTGATGCAGCTGGCTCGTCAGACTTGGGCCAATACCAATCTGCCTAATTTACGTGACTACATTGAGCCCACACGAAATCGCGCGGAAGTCATCTTGCACAAAACAGAGAATCATTACATTGATAAAATTTATTTGAAAAAGTTTTGAAAAAGCATAACATTAATTTACTCTTTAATTAAAAATGCTGTATTTTTGTATCAAACGTTTTTATAATCTGTTCTTTTATGATAAAATATTTTAATATTAATTTTTAGGAGGCCCACTTGTCTGATAAACAACTTGAAAAAATTATCGTTCTTGACTATGGTAGTCAATATAATCAATTGATTGCGCGTCGCATTCGTGAAATCTGTGTTTTCTCAGAGCTGATGAGTCATAAAGTCACAGCTCAAGAAATCCGTGAAATAAACCCTTTGGGGATTGTACTTTCTGGGGGTCCTAACTCTGTTTACGACGAAGGTTCATTTGATATTGATCCTGAAATTTTTGAACTTGGATTGCCTATTTTAGGTATCTGCTATGGTATGCAACTCATCAGTCACAAATTAGGTGGTAAAGTTGAGAGTGCTTCTGAAAGCGAGTATGGTGTTGCACCAATCGAGCTTAAAGCAAAATCTGAACTTTTCGCTCATACTCCTGAAACACAAGATGTTCTCATGAGCCATGGTGACCGCGTTGTTGAAATCCCTGAAGGCTTCCATGTGGTTGCTACTTCTCCAAATAGCCCATTTGCAGCGGTTGAAAATACAGAACGTCACATTTACGGTATTCAATTCCACCCTGAAGTTCGTCACTCTGTATACGGAACAGATATGCTCCGCAACTTTGCTTTAAACATTTGTGGTGCTAAAGGTGATTGGTCAATGGAGAGCTTCATTGACATGCAAATTGAAAAAATCCGCGAACAAGTGGGAGACAAAAAAGTCTTGCTTGGTCTCTCTGGTGGTGTAGACTCATCTGTAGTTGGTGTGCTCTTACAACGTGCTATCGGTGACCAATTGACTTCAATCTTCGTGGACCACGGTTTCCTCCGTAAAGGCGAAGGCGATCAAGTAATGAACATGTTGGGAGACAAATTCGGCTTAAATATCATTCGTGTTAATGCTGAAGAACGTTTCATGAATAAGTTAGCTGGTGTGTCTGATCCAGAGAAAAAACGTAAAATCATCGGTAACGAATTTGTTTACGTCTTTGATGATGAAGCTTCTAAACTTAAAGATGTTAAATTCCTTGCTCAAGGTACACTTTATACAGATGTCATCGAGTCAGGAACAGATACTGCTCAAACGATCAAATCACACCACAATGTTGGTGGCTTGCCTGAAGACATGCAGTTCGAATTGATCGAACCTTTAAACACCCTTTTCAAAGACGAAGTTCGTGCCCTTGGTACAGAGCTTGGTATGCCTGATGAGATCGTATGGCGCCAACCCTTCCCAGGACCTGGTCTTGCCATTCGTGTTATGGGTGACTTGACACCTGAGAAAATTGCGGTTGTCCGTGATTCAGATGCCATTCTTCGTGAAGAAATCGCTGCTGCTGGCTTAGACCGTGATGTATGGCAATATTTCACTGTTAATACTGGCGTTCGTTCAGTTGGTGTAATGGGCGATATCCGTACTTATGACTATACACTCGCTATCCGTGCGATCACTTCTATCGATGGTATGACAGCTGAGTTTGCTAAACTCCCATGGGATGTTTTACAAAAGATTTCAGTACGTATCGTTAATGAGGTGGACCACATCAACCGCGTCGTCTACGATATTACCTCTAAACCACCTGCAACTGTTGAGTGGGAATAATACCTAGGTAAAATAACTAAAATAAAAACAAAAAATCGCTCTATTGAGCGGTTTTTATTTTGTCTAAATCGTTAAAAAACACTAACTTTGAAAAAATTTGGCACCTTCAAAGTATTACTTTTAAATTTTTCACATAAAATAATCCCCCAGCCTTATTGCTGAGGGATAGAGTTTATTATTTTTTACACTGTTATTATAACATCAAGAAAGCGTTATCGCAAGTGTTAAATAATTTTATTTCATCTAAAGAATTAACGCAAGTTAACTTAAGCTTTTTCAAGCTCAAACAGTGGGTTTTTAGGGATTTCTTGCTTTTTAACTTCTTTCCAGCTCAAAACTCCTTTTTTCTTATTGGTTACGACTTTCAAATAGTCATAGTGCTTTAAACTATATTGCGCCGTAAGCTTTATTTCTTGCGATTTTCCTTTTTCATCAAATCCGATGACGGAATATTTATATTTTGTAACGTGACCATTATCCGATTTTTTCATTTCAATTTTTTCGTCTTCTTGAATTTTAACGAATAAATTCTTGCCACCATGCTCTGAATTATGCCATATAGAATTTCCAATTATTAAAACTATGATTGCAACCAGGCCAAATACAACTCTTTTCATTATAAAATCCTTTTACTTATTTTTCCTGTAAAAACTATTATATAATGCTTCGCCCTTTTTTTTAAGGAAAACGACTCAGAATTCAGAAAAAAATTTTTATAAGAAAAAAAGCTCTCCCAAGAAGAGCTTTTTTCTTACTTATTTGACAACCATAACGTTACAACGCGCATGATCAATAACATATGCTGTTGTAGAACCGACCAATAAACGGTCAAAGGCTCCTTTACCAGTAACACCAATAACGATCAAATCAATATCATTGGATTGCGCAAAATCAACGATTTCTTTTTTGGGTGACCCTTCCACACGATATGCCTTAAACTCTACCTGTTTCTTGATAATCTCAGAAGCTCTTTCAATGATTGCCCGTGATTGCTCTTCTAAATTTTCAAGAATAAGTGGTACACCGTAAGCTGAACCATAAAGTCTCACATCATCTTTGACATTCAAAACAAATAGCGATGTTTCATTACGTGCTGCAATTTTTACAGCTTCACGTACTGCTTTATCAGATTGTTCTGAACCATCAACAGCTACCAGAATGTTTTTGTATTTTTCTCTCATAAAAAGCCTCCCTTTTCTGAAATTATCAATTTAATTCCTCTATAATTATATTTTAAATTAAAAAGAGAGAAAAAGATAATAATATGGTTGGAAAATTAAAGAAAAATTTAGTTTCTACTGTACTTAGCAGCCCTTACTTTGTTGGTCGTGTAATTTCAAACATATGCCCTAGCTCTGTATAGGCTCTCCCTGACAAGCGCGCAACGGGATCAAGTTCTTGCGCTTTAATATAGAGTTTTTCCTCATCAATGACAGAATCATCCATAAGAATATTTTTTACTTCTAAGAGCATGAGTTGACTTATTTTTCCTACCGGAATATGCTGATGGAGTACGACCTCTAAACGGGCTTTAGCATTTTCTATGGCAGGTACTTTCACTTCTTCTGACTCTGTCATTTTAATGCCAAACTTTTCAATTTCACTTTCTGTAGCCGTGAGAGGCGCTGATGTTTGATTCATCGTTTCAACATTATCCATATTGACCAGATGGATAACCCCTTCCTTAGTTTCTAAAAGGTTTCTAACAGAATC
This window of the Lactococcus garvieae subsp. garvieae genome carries:
- a CDS encoding universal stress protein codes for the protein MREKYKNILVAVDGSEQSDKAVREAVKIAARNETSLFVLNVKDDVRLYGSAYGVPLILENLEEQSRAIIERASEIIKKQVEFKAYRVEGSPKKEIVDFAQSNDIDLIVIGVTGKGAFDRLLVGSTTAYVIDHARCNVMVVK
- a CDS encoding class I SAM-dependent methyltransferase, whose translation is MVKTNMYYEDNRDLAHDVQELSVELLGLSLHFLTDAGVFSKNAIDYGSCVLLDNFQPEGAKTLLDVGCGYGTLALTLAKKYGLKATLVDVNSRALDLAKKNADKNNIEVNDIFLSNIYDNVEGKFDAIISNPPIRAGKEVVHTILSDAYEHLNDDGHLTIVIQKKQGAPSAQKKMKDVFGNCEIVAKDKGYYILRSYKEKL
- a CDS encoding cytidine deaminase; translated protein: MPATKELIEAAREASSHAYVPYSNFPVGAALVTTDGKVYQGCNIENASFGLSNCAERTAIFKAVSEDHLEFSSLYIYGETAAPISPCGACRQVVSEFCEADMPVYLLSKMGEVKETSVGQLLPYSFKELE
- a CDS encoding pyrimidine-nucleoside phosphorylase, with the protein product MTYRMVDLIQKKRDGGHFEKAEIDWLISGYATGEVPDYQMAALAMAIYFKGMTTEETANLTMAMVASGKEFDLSAIPGVKVDKHSTGGVGDKVTIILAPLVASFDVPVAKMSGRGLGHTGGTLDKLESIPGFEIEKTEEDFIAQVKNSGIAVIGQSDELVKADKLLYALRDVTATVDIIPLIASSIMSKKIASGSNAILLDVTVGDGAFMKNIEDARLLARTMVDLGKAVGRETVAVLTNMNQPLGHAIGNRNEITEAVNTLNGKGTSAFRHFIAELAQIMLALAGVEKTVPEIIENLDNGKAYAKFLAMCEAQHGDATAFKHLTAELNVAHTVEIYADREGYISQEKAMGVGIVAMKLGAGRATKTDTIDFEAGINLAKKVGDPVQKGDLIATLYSNRAISSDLIAEFKNNIEISDQQVHAPEILEIIR
- the coaA gene encoding type I pantothenate kinase, with the translated sequence MNKFINYDEISRETWQNLYLSSIVPLTNKELDAIRSLNDEISLQDVIDVYLPLIYLVRLYKKNIEDLSFSKGLFLQKIVKTPPLIIGISGSVAVGKSTAARLVQLLLSREFKKLSVELVTTDGFLYPTAVLEERNMLERKGFPESYDMEHLLNFLYRVKNGETCEIPIYSHENYDILKDQTQTIDQPDILIVEGINVLQNPQSEHLYVSDFYDFSIYVDADEAVIERWYLERFDSLLKLAENDPHNYYHQFTKMPYDEVMQLARQTWANTNLPNLRDYIEPTRNRAEVILHKTENHYIDKIYLKKF
- a CDS encoding YxeA family protein, coding for MKRVVFGLVAIIVLIIGNSIWHNSEHGGKNLFVKIQEDEKIEMKKSDNGHVTKYKYSVIGFDEKGKSQEIKLTAQYSLKHYDYLKVVTNKKKGVLSWKEVKKQEIPKNPLFELEKA
- the deoC gene encoding deoxyribose-phosphate aldolase yields the protein MKINQYIDHTILKADATQEKVQAIIDEAKKYEFASVCINPTWVAFAAEQLKDEVSKVCTVIGFPLGANTSEVKAFEATDAIKKGADEVDMVINIGAAKDGKWDLVESDIAAVNAVKDGRILKVIIETSLLTDEEKVKACQAAQRAGADFVKTSTGFSTAGAKVEDVKLMRETVGPDMGVKASGGIRNLEDAKAMIEAGANRLGCSSGVAIMEGETANASY
- a CDS encoding flavin reductase family protein, translating into MKAFKPEDMSSTDAYKLISGLVIPRPIAWLTTQNATGLVNAAPFSFFNVVSKEPVIVSIAMTEMKDSVRNLLETKEGVIHLVNMDNVETMNQTSAPLTATESEIEKFGIKMTESEEVKVPAIENAKARLEVVLHQHIPVGKISQLMLLEVKNILMDDSVIDEEKLYIKAQELDPVARLSGRAYTELGHMFEITRPTK
- the guaA gene encoding glutamine-hydrolyzing GMP synthase, producing MSDKQLEKIIVLDYGSQYNQLIARRIREICVFSELMSHKVTAQEIREINPLGIVLSGGPNSVYDEGSFDIDPEIFELGLPILGICYGMQLISHKLGGKVESASESEYGVAPIELKAKSELFAHTPETQDVLMSHGDRVVEIPEGFHVVATSPNSPFAAVENTERHIYGIQFHPEVRHSVYGTDMLRNFALNICGAKGDWSMESFIDMQIEKIREQVGDKKVLLGLSGGVDSSVVGVLLQRAIGDQLTSIFVDHGFLRKGEGDQVMNMLGDKFGLNIIRVNAEERFMNKLAGVSDPEKKRKIIGNEFVYVFDDEASKLKDVKFLAQGTLYTDVIESGTDTAQTIKSHHNVGGLPEDMQFELIEPLNTLFKDEVRALGTELGMPDEIVWRQPFPGPGLAIRVMGDLTPEKIAVVRDSDAILREEIAAAGLDRDVWQYFTVNTGVRSVGVMGDIRTYDYTLAIRAITSIDGMTAEFAKLPWDVLQKISVRIVNEVDHINRVVYDITSKPPATVEWE